The following proteins are encoded in a genomic region of Astatotilapia calliptera chromosome 22, fAstCal1.2, whole genome shotgun sequence:
- the slc52a3-2a gene encoding riboflavin transporter 2 isoform X2, whose protein sequence is MSLLTHLLACLFGMGSWVSINGLWVELPLIVPQIPEAWYLPSYLSVIIQMANIGPLFVTLMHRFRPGTLNERAVIYVIIGLGTVATFLPFMMRLKSQYLTTYYIGEGVSGLLPSLVALIQGAGIVHCINSTQSVNYTLNIPNGSVTSNLQAQYQPANFSTEVFFFFLSAMMLVCLGAFLLLNYHPSVAREQPNSRYTNRVKQKTKNRELVEQKPMMDPYRPENQKPRSSFGTGSYSWMEVFYIFGILAWVNALSNTVLPSVQSYSCMPYGNNAYHLSASLAALSNPLACFIAMFLPIRSLLFMGALTVIGTGVGVYIMIMAVLSPCPVLVNDTSGGVIIVLAWVLFILTLSYVKVIIGVILRDEGHSALVWCGAVVQLGSLLGAVTMFPLVSVYDYFSSGDPCNTKCS, encoded by the exons ATGTCCCTTCTCACTCACCTGTTGGCATGTTTGTTCGGTATGGGCTCCTGGGTCTCCATCAACGGTCTGTGGGTGGAGCTGCCTCTGATTGTCCCCCAGATCCCAGAGGCTTGGTACCTGCCCTCCTACCTCTCAGTCATCATCCAGATGGCCAACATCGGGCCTCTCTTCGTCACTCTGATGCATCGTTTCCGACCAGGCACCCTGAACGAGAGAGCTGTCATATATGTGATCATCGGCCTGGGCACTGTAGCAACT TTCCTGCCCTTCATGATGCGTCTCAAGTCTCAGTATCTGACCACCTACTACATCGGGGAGGGTGTGAGTGGCCTGCTGCCGTCTCTTGTGGCTTTGATCCAAGGTGCAGGGATCGTCCACTgcataaacagcacacagtctgTGAACTACACCCTCAACATTCCCAACGGTTCTGTGACCTCTAACCTCCAGGCCCAGTATCAGCCTGCAAACTTCTCGACTgaggtgtttttcttcttcctcagtGCCATGATGCTGGTGTGCCTGGGGGCTTTCCTGCTCCTGAACTACCATCCATCTGTGGCCAGGGAGCAGCCAAACAGCAGATACACCAACagagtgaaacaaaaaacaaaaaacagggagTTGGTCGAGCAGAAGCCAATGATGGATCCTTACAGACCAGAAAACCAGAAGCCCAGAAGCAGCTTTGGCACCGGCTCTTACAGCTGGATGGAGGTGTTTTATATCTTTGGGATTCTGGCCTGGGTGAACGCTCTGAGCAACACGGTTCTTCCCTCGGTGCAGTCCTACTCGTGCATGCCGTACGGGAACAACGCCTACCACCTGTCGGCCAGTTTAGCTGCGTTGTCCAACCCTCTGGCATGCTTCATCGCCATGTTCTTACCAATCAG ATCCCTGCTGTTCATGGGAGCCCTCACAGTGATTGGCACTGGAGTTGGAGTTTATATTATGATCATGGCAGTGCTGAGTCCATGCCCAGTGCTGGTTAATGATACCTCAGGTGGTGTTATCATT GTGTTGGCCTGGGTCCTCTTTATTCTCACCCTGTCCTATGTGAAGGTGATTATTGGGGTGATCCTCCGTGATGAAGGCCACAGCGCCCTCGTGTGGTGTGGAGCTGTAGTGCAGCTGGGCTCTCTGCTGGGAGCTGTGACCATGTTTCCTCTGGTCAGTGTGTACGACTACTTTTCATCCGGAGACCCGTGCAACACAAAATGCTCCTGA
- the slc52a3-2a gene encoding riboflavin transporter 2 isoform X1, with protein MSLLTHLLACLFGMGSWVSINGLWVELPLIVPQIPEAWYLPSYLSVIIQMANIGPLFVTLMHRFRPGTLNERAVIYVIIGLGTVATFLLGFFWKETVVVAGVARSVPLLVLTFFLAAVDCTSSVTFLPFMMRLKSQYLTTYYIGEGVSGLLPSLVALIQGAGIVHCINSTQSVNYTLNIPNGSVTSNLQAQYQPANFSTEVFFFFLSAMMLVCLGAFLLLNYHPSVAREQPNSRYTNRVKQKTKNRELVEQKPMMDPYRPENQKPRSSFGTGSYSWMEVFYIFGILAWVNALSNTVLPSVQSYSCMPYGNNAYHLSASLAALSNPLACFIAMFLPIRSLLFMGALTVIGTGVGVYIMIMAVLSPCPVLVNDTSGGVIIVLAWVLFILTLSYVKVIIGVILRDEGHSALVWCGAVVQLGSLLGAVTMFPLVSVYDYFSSGDPCNTKCS; from the exons ATGTCCCTTCTCACTCACCTGTTGGCATGTTTGTTCGGTATGGGCTCCTGGGTCTCCATCAACGGTCTGTGGGTGGAGCTGCCTCTGATTGTCCCCCAGATCCCAGAGGCTTGGTACCTGCCCTCCTACCTCTCAGTCATCATCCAGATGGCCAACATCGGGCCTCTCTTCGTCACTCTGATGCATCGTTTCCGACCAGGCACCCTGAACGAGAGAGCTGTCATATATGTGATCATCGGCCTGGGCACTGTAGCAACTTTCCTGCTGGGATTCTTCTGGAAGGAGACTGTGGTTGTAGCAGGTGTGGCTCGCAGCGTGCCTCTCCTTGTTTTAACTTTCTTCCTCGCTGCTGTTGACTGCACTTCCTCCGTCACCTTCCTGCCCTTCATGATGCGTCTCAAGTCTCAGTATCTGACCACCTACTACATCGGGGAGGGTGTGAGTGGCCTGCTGCCGTCTCTTGTGGCTTTGATCCAAGGTGCAGGGATCGTCCACTgcataaacagcacacagtctgTGAACTACACCCTCAACATTCCCAACGGTTCTGTGACCTCTAACCTCCAGGCCCAGTATCAGCCTGCAAACTTCTCGACTgaggtgtttttcttcttcctcagtGCCATGATGCTGGTGTGCCTGGGGGCTTTCCTGCTCCTGAACTACCATCCATCTGTGGCCAGGGAGCAGCCAAACAGCAGATACACCAACagagtgaaacaaaaaacaaaaaacagggagTTGGTCGAGCAGAAGCCAATGATGGATCCTTACAGACCAGAAAACCAGAAGCCCAGAAGCAGCTTTGGCACCGGCTCTTACAGCTGGATGGAGGTGTTTTATATCTTTGGGATTCTGGCCTGGGTGAACGCTCTGAGCAACACGGTTCTTCCCTCGGTGCAGTCCTACTCGTGCATGCCGTACGGGAACAACGCCTACCACCTGTCGGCCAGTTTAGCTGCGTTGTCCAACCCTCTGGCATGCTTCATCGCCATGTTCTTACCAATCAG ATCCCTGCTGTTCATGGGAGCCCTCACAGTGATTGGCACTGGAGTTGGAGTTTATATTATGATCATGGCAGTGCTGAGTCCATGCCCAGTGCTGGTTAATGATACCTCAGGTGGTGTTATCATT GTGTTGGCCTGGGTCCTCTTTATTCTCACCCTGTCCTATGTGAAGGTGATTATTGGGGTGATCCTCCGTGATGAAGGCCACAGCGCCCTCGTGTGGTGTGGAGCTGTAGTGCAGCTGGGCTCTCTGCTGGGAGCTGTGACCATGTTTCCTCTGGTCAGTGTGTACGACTACTTTTCATCCGGAGACCCGTGCAACACAAAATGCTCCTGA